The proteins below come from a single Desulforegula conservatrix Mb1Pa genomic window:
- a CDS encoding anthranilate synthase component I family protein, whose amino-acid sequence MLLKSFPDKERFKEIAKSSNVVPVCAEILADAETPVSILGKFYADQSSFFLLESVEGGERWARYSFLGLSARARVEVYRDNVEITENSLKRIIPHNGDPLGVLKNLMSKYRAPEIPELPRFWGGLVGYLTYEMVSFFERIPNRLPIDKPIASFIIPDALMIFDNVKHTITCVAIAFTEGENDYEALYDRASDRIAEIIKIIDTPRSIENIKNGAHGLTLSPVISEDEFRQKVEKTKEYIRCGDIIQAVISQKFTCDAPHDLTALYRAQRYINPSPYMYFMHLGETVLVGSSPETMVRLENRTACLRPIAGTRPRGATEQDDRRHASNLLQDEKEKAEHLMLVDLGRNDLGRVAKTGTVQVTDLMIVERYSHVMHLVSNIVCDLDDETDAFSLIKSTFPAGTLSGAPKVRAMEIIDEMEQDPRGPYGGCVGYVSFSGNMDFAITIRTACIENGKLTVRAGAGIVADSVPETERVETVNKAMSVQKALELVAKNVKKGN is encoded by the coding sequence ATGTTACTAAAATCCTTTCCGGACAAAGAACGGTTCAAAGAGATAGCAAAGAGTTCTAATGTTGTTCCTGTTTGTGCCGAAATCCTTGCAGACGCTGAAACCCCTGTATCAATTCTCGGCAAGTTTTATGCTGATCAGAGCTCTTTTTTTCTGCTTGAAAGTGTTGAAGGTGGAGAAAGATGGGCTCGCTACAGTTTTCTTGGTCTTTCAGCCCGTGCAAGGGTTGAGGTATACAGAGACAATGTAGAAATCACAGAAAATTCTTTAAAGCGAATAATACCACATAATGGAGACCCGTTAGGCGTTCTTAAGAATTTAATGAGCAAATACCGCGCTCCTGAGATTCCTGAACTTCCGCGTTTCTGGGGAGGTCTTGTGGGATATCTTACATACGAAATGGTTTCTTTTTTTGAAAGAATACCAAACAGACTCCCAATAGATAAGCCTATTGCAAGCTTTATTATTCCCGATGCCCTTATGATATTTGACAACGTCAAGCATACGATAACATGTGTTGCCATAGCTTTCACCGAGGGCGAAAATGATTATGAAGCCCTTTATGATCGTGCATCTGACAGAATTGCTGAGATCATCAAGATTATTGATACGCCAAGAAGCATTGAAAACATAAAAAATGGGGCACATGGTCTCACTCTGTCTCCGGTCATTTCCGAAGATGAATTCAGACAGAAAGTCGAAAAAACAAAGGAATATATTCGCTGCGGTGATATAATCCAGGCTGTTATCTCTCAGAAGTTTACATGTGACGCACCCCATGACCTGACTGCTCTTTATCGTGCCCAGAGATATATAAACCCTTCTCCTTATATGTATTTCATGCATCTTGGCGAGACCGTTCTGGTCGGGTCTTCACCCGAGACCATGGTGAGACTTGAAAACAGAACAGCCTGTCTCAGGCCTATAGCAGGCACAAGGCCAAGAGGCGCGACAGAGCAGGATGACAGACGCCACGCAAGTAATTTGCTCCAGGATGAAAAGGAAAAAGCTGAACACCTCATGCTTGTCGATCTTGGCAGAAACGATCTTGGCAGGGTTGCAAAAACCGGGACAGTCCAGGTTACGGATCTTATGATAGTCGAACGTTATTCCCACGTTATGCACCTTGTATCAAATATAGTCTGTGATCTTGATGATGAAACAGACGCTTTCAGCCTTATAAAATCAACCTTTCCTGCAGGCACTCTTTCTGGCGCTCCAAAGGTCAGGGCAATGGAAATAATAGATGAGATGGAACAGGATCCAAGGGGACCATATGGTGGTTGCGTGGGATATGTTTCATTTTCAGGGAATATGGATTTTGCCATCACAATCAGAACCGCATGCATAGAGAATGGCAAGCTTACTGTAAGGGCAGGAGCAGGAATAGTAGCTGATTCAGTGCCTGAAACAGAGAGAGTCGAGACAGTCAATAAAGCCATGAGCGTCCAAAAAGCACTCGAACTTGTAGCAAAAAACGTAAAAAAGGGGAATTAA
- a CDS encoding anthranilate synthase component II, whose protein sequence is MILMIDNYDSFTYNLVQYLKQLDEEVVVKRNDEITIDDIEKMKPSVIIISPGPGKPSSAGISLETVRTFSGRIPILGVCLGHQTIAEAFGGDIILAKKLMHGKVSTVKSDGKTIFQGLGQNFQAMRYHSLAVKKETLPDVFDITAESEDGEIMGIRHKTHLTEGVQFHPESIMTPVGKRLLKNFLKIAKGDE, encoded by the coding sequence ATGATCCTCATGATAGATAATTATGATTCGTTTACGTACAATCTCGTTCAGTATCTAAAGCAGCTCGATGAAGAGGTTGTTGTCAAAAGAAATGATGAAATAACCATTGATGATATAGAAAAAATGAAGCCATCGGTTATTATTATCTCACCAGGTCCAGGCAAACCTTCAAGTGCTGGTATATCTCTTGAAACTGTAAGGACGTTTTCAGGTAGAATCCCGATTCTCGGCGTATGCCTTGGGCATCAGACAATAGCTGAAGCCTTTGGGGGGGATATCATACTTGCCAAAAAGCTGATGCACGGCAAGGTCTCAACTGTCAAATCCGATGGCAAGACCATATTTCAAGGCTTGGGGCAGAATTTCCAGGCCATGAGGTACCACTCGCTTGCAGTTAAAAAGGAAACCCTTCCGGATGTTTTTGATATAACCGCAGAATCCGAAGATGGAGAGATAATGGGGATTCGTCATAAGACACATCTTACAGAAGGTGTTCAGTTTCACCCAGAATCCATAATGACTCCTGTTGGGAAAAGACTTTTGAAGAATTTTCTGAAAATAGCAAAAGGAGACGAGTGA
- the trpD gene encoding anthranilate phosphoribosyltransferase yields the protein MFTQGLKKLISRVDLSENETADIMNFIFSGHATSIQIAAFMAAMATKGETFEELAGAARSMRSRAKRIQVIKKPVVDTCGTGGDGAQTFNISTASAFVVAGAGAVVAKHGNRSVSSKCGSADVLEALGVNLEAEPELVEEAVNEIGIGFMFAPKFHGAMKYAAPVRKELGIRSIFNMLGPLTNPAAASCQLIGVFSPELTEMFASALNLLGVKRAFVVHGHDGLDEISICADTRVSELKDGLVRTYEISPEQFFGEKADPETISGGDAQENAAIIENIFRGEKGPKRNIILINSAAALVAADKAVDFKEGIRLAEESIDSGAAMKKLEALVRFMKG from the coding sequence ATGTTCACGCAAGGCCTTAAAAAATTAATATCCAGGGTTGATCTGAGTGAAAATGAAACTGCTGACATAATGAATTTCATTTTTTCAGGTCATGCCACCTCAATTCAGATAGCAGCATTTATGGCTGCAATGGCAACAAAAGGTGAAACATTTGAAGAGCTTGCAGGCGCTGCAAGATCTATGAGATCAAGAGCCAAAAGGATTCAGGTTATAAAAAAACCTGTTGTTGATACATGCGGAACAGGCGGTGATGGCGCACAGACATTTAATATATCAACTGCGTCCGCATTTGTTGTGGCTGGTGCAGGTGCTGTTGTTGCCAAGCACGGCAACAGATCTGTTTCAAGTAAATGCGGAAGCGCCGATGTCCTTGAGGCTCTTGGTGTTAACCTTGAAGCAGAACCGGAACTTGTGGAAGAGGCTGTTAATGAGATAGGCATTGGTTTCATGTTTGCTCCTAAATTTCACGGAGCAATGAAATATGCGGCTCCTGTGAGAAAAGAGCTTGGAATAAGAAGCATATTCAACATGCTTGGGCCTCTTACCAATCCAGCAGCTGCCTCGTGTCAGCTCATCGGAGTTTTTTCACCTGAACTTACCGAAATGTTCGCATCAGCCCTAAATCTTCTTGGTGTTAAAAGAGCCTTTGTTGTACATGGCCATGACGGACTCGATGAAATTTCAATATGCGCTGATACAAGGGTGTCTGAGCTTAAGGACGGTCTCGTAAGGACATATGAAATTTCTCCAGAGCAGTTCTTTGGTGAAAAGGCTGATCCTGAAACTATATCAGGTGGTGACGCACAGGAAAATGCAGCAATAATTGAAAACATTTTCAGGGGCGAAAAAGGCCCGAAAAGAAATATTATTCTCATAAATTCTGCAGCAGCCCTTGTAGCTGCCGATAAAGCCGTTGATTTCAAGGAAGGTATAAGGCTTGCCGAAGAATCCATTGATTCAGGGGCAGCCATGAAAAAACTTGAAGCCCTTGTTCGATTCATGAAGGGATAG
- a CDS encoding indole-3-glycerol phosphate synthase TrpC, translated as MKSFLDKIIETKKMEVDQLRSLVSEKELKYVVSEMILNKKEKRGFFAALSENSGEVKIIAEIKKASPSKGNIRPDLDPAIFASEYEKGGASAVSVLTEKDYFLGSPDDLIKARSACSLPVIRKDFIFCDYQVYEACAMQADAVLIIARILEKDQIKHLCDLCFSLEIEPLVEIHSAEDAELIKGCGARLILINNRDLGTFKTSLDVAIEMKNLLEPGQIPITASGINSRLDIEKNIEAGITRFLVGESIVRSDDRVAFIRALRGTNRIVENT; from the coding sequence ATGAAGAGTTTTCTTGATAAGATAATTGAAACAAAAAAAATGGAAGTAGATCAGCTTAGAAGCCTTGTATCAGAGAAAGAACTTAAATATGTGGTCTCTGAAATGATCTTGAACAAAAAAGAAAAGAGGGGTTTTTTTGCGGCTCTTTCAGAAAATTCAGGCGAAGTCAAAATAATTGCTGAAATTAAAAAAGCTTCGCCTTCAAAGGGGAATATCAGACCTGATCTTGACCCGGCTATTTTTGCCTCTGAATATGAAAAAGGCGGGGCAAGCGCCGTATCAGTTCTGACAGAAAAGGACTACTTTTTAGGATCTCCTGATGATCTTATAAAAGCAAGATCTGCATGCTCTCTGCCTGTAATCAGAAAGGATTTCATATTCTGCGATTATCAGGTTTATGAAGCTTGCGCCATGCAGGCTGATGCTGTTCTTATTATTGCGCGGATACTTGAAAAAGATCAGATAAAGCATCTGTGTGATCTTTGTTTCAGCCTCGAAATAGAGCCTCTCGTTGAAATTCATTCTGCTGAAGATGCGGAACTTATAAAGGGTTGCGGTGCAAGACTCATTCTGATCAATAACAGGGATCTTGGTACATTTAAAACAAGTCTTGATGTCGCCATTGAAATGAAAAATTTGCTTGAACCAGGCCAGATTCCAATCACGGCAAGCGGTATAAATTCAAGGCTTGATATTGAAAAAAATATTGAAGCTGGGATCACAAGGTTTCTTGTTGGTGAAAGCATTGTCCGCTCCGATGACAGGGTTGCTTTTATACGTGCGCTGAGGGGAACAAACAGGATAGTCGAAAATACATAG
- a CDS encoding phosphoribosylanthranilate isomerase, translating to MNNAQIKICGFTIPDQAKDAILMGADAIGMIFYPKSPRHLEISKAAEIVSALPDPLKAVGVFVEMDFDKIVSIAQKTGIRNIQLHNEISDEFVLRLKDKGYFVIHVFKITGQALLEKAEKSSADSILVECSKGVLPGGNGTVWDWASVLDLSKVRHFILAGGLSPENAIDALNASGASGLDVCSGLEMSPGIKDPEKMKKFIDSVKTHKLENITGKVLP from the coding sequence ATGAATAATGCACAGATTAAAATCTGCGGATTTACAATTCCTGATCAGGCAAAAGACGCCATTTTGATGGGTGCTGACGCAATAGGTATGATTTTTTATCCTAAAAGCCCGAGGCATCTTGAGATTTCAAAAGCGGCTGAAATAGTGTCTGCGCTTCCTGACCCTTTAAAGGCTGTGGGTGTTTTTGTTGAAATGGATTTTGATAAGATTGTTTCAATTGCCCAAAAAACCGGAATCAGAAATATCCAGCTTCATAATGAAATTTCAGATGAATTTGTTTTAAGGCTTAAAGATAAAGGTTATTTTGTGATTCACGTCTTCAAGATTACAGGACAAGCACTGCTTGAAAAAGCAGAAAAAAGCAGTGCCGATTCTATTCTTGTTGAGTGTTCCAAAGGAGTTCTTCCAGGAGGCAACGGCACGGTGTGGGACTGGGCTTCGGTCTTGGATCTGTCAAAAGTCAGGCATTTCATACTCGCAGGAGGTCTTTCTCCTGAGAATGCAATCGATGCATTAAATGCGTCCGGCGCAAGCGGTCTGGATGTCTGTTCAGGACTTGAAATGTCTCCTGGCATTAAAGATCCTGAAAAAATGAAGAAATTCATTGATTCGGTTAAAACCCATAAACTTGAAAATATAACAGGTAAAGTTCTGCCATGA